A region from the Aegilops tauschii subsp. strangulata cultivar AL8/78 chromosome 5, Aet v6.0, whole genome shotgun sequence genome encodes:
- the LOC141022949 gene encoding uncharacterized protein, with product MHFDGAFSGKGAGARVVLLSPTKDKLYYAVQLCFQCGEKVSNNIAEYEGLIASLKAAAALGIKRLTIKGDSQLLVNFSNKGYKPKDEHMAAYIEAVGKIEKHFLGLELEHVPRSANKEADDVTRRASRREPQNPGVFEERLFKSSAAPPIVGTSYRLHQPRAPRFVA from the coding sequence atgcacttcgatggcgcCTTCTCCGGGAAGGGCGCGGGAGCTAGGGTCGTGCTCCTCTCCCCAACcaaagacaagctctactacgccgtccAGCTTTGCTTCCAGTgtggcgagaaggtctccaacaacattgcagAGTACGAGGGCCTGATCGCCAGCCTCAAGGCCGCTGCCGCTTTGGGGAtcaagcgcctcaccatcaaagGCGATTCCCAGCTCCTCGTGAACTTCTCCAACAAGGGGTAcaagccgaaggacgagcatatggcGGCATATATTGAGGCGGTAGGTAAAATCGAAAAGCATTTCCTGGGCTTGGAATTGGAGCATGTTCCACGCAGCGCGAACAAGGAAGCCGATGATGTCACCAGGCGAGCatcccgccgcgagcctcaaaaCCCTGGCGTCTTCGAAGAAAGGCTCTTCAAGTCGTCAGCTGCACCCCCGATCGTTGGCACGAGCTACCGCCTGCACCAACCACGGGCGCCCCGGTTTGTGGCCTGA